AACCATCCCGAGTTCGAGGTGGGCGCGGTCACCGCGCACTCGAGCGCGGGGGACAAGCTCGGGCGGCACCACCCGAACCTGATCGGGCTGGCCGGTCGAACCCTTCAGCCGACGACGCCCGACGTCCTGGACGGGCATGACGCCGTGGCTCTCGCGCTCCCACACGGAGCGAGCGCGGAGATCGCGGCAGCCATGTCGGAGAACACGCTCGTCGTCGACTGCGGAGCCGACCACCGGCTGACCGATCCGGATGCCTGGAAACAGTTCTACGGCACCGAACACGCCGGCAGCTGGCCTTACGGGCTGCCAGAGCTGGTCCACGCCGACGGCTCCAAGCAGCGCGAGCGCCTGGCGAACGCGCGGCGCATCGCGGTGCCGGGCTGCAACGTCACCGCCGTCACCCTAGCCATGGCCCCCGGGCTCGCCGCGGGCGTGATCGCGCCCACCGACATCGTGGCCGTGCTGGCCAACGGCCCGTCGGGCGCCGGGAAGTCACTCAAGACGCAGTTGCTTGCCAGTGAGATCCTGGGCGCCGCTAGCCCCTACGCGGTCGGCGGCGGACACCGGCACATCCCGGAGATCGAGCAGAACCTGGCGCTGGCCGCCGGCGCGCCGATCAGCCTTTCGTTCACCCCCACGCTCGTGCCGATGAGCCGGGGCATCCTCGCCACCGTCACCGCCAAGCTCAACAACGGCGTGACCAGCTCCGATGCCCGTAGCGCCTGGGGCAAGGCCTACGCTGACGAGCCGTTCGTCCACCTGCTCCCCGAAGGCCAGTGGCCGACGACGGCCGCAACCGTCGGCGCCAATACCGCGCACATCCAAGTGACGGTCGACGAACGGGCCGGGCGGCTGGTCGCGGTCGCGGCCATCGACAACCTCACCAAGGGCACCGCCGGGGCGGCGGTTCAGTGCATGAACCTGGCCCTCGGCCGGCCCGAGACGCTCGGCCTGCCCACCACCGGGGTGGCCCCATGACCTGGACCAGCGAGTCTGACGGACTTAGTGCGCCCGGCAAATGGAGTCTCTCCTCGCTCAGCGGACTCGCTCGTGCCTCGCTCGCCGATGCGCGCCACGCCATGGAGAGACTCCATTTGCCGGGTCGTCTTAGCCAGACCGCCGCGACACGGAAACGACGACGATCCATCACTTTCGTCATCGTGTCCACATCCTCCGTGTCCGCATAGAAGGAGTCTCCCCATGTCTGTCACCGCAGCAGCCGGTTTCCGGGCCTCCGGTGTCACCGCCGGCCTGAAACCGAGCGGCAAGCCGGACGTCGCGCTCGTTGTGAACGACGGTCCGCGCCGCGACGCCGCCGCCGTGTTCACGTCCAACCGGTGCAAGGCCAACCCGGTGCTTTGGAGCGAGCGCACCATCGCCGACGGCAAGCTGGACGCCGTCGTCCTCAACTCCGGCGGCGCCAACTGCTACAACGGGCCGGAAGGCTTTCAGACCACCCACGCCAGCGCGGAACTCGTCGCTGAGCTGATCGGCGGCGGCGCCTTCGACGTGGGAGTCTGTTCCACCGGCCTGATCGGGCAGCCGCTGGACCGTCCGCTGCTGGAGGCCGGCATCCGAGCCGCGCACCAAGCTCTTTCCGACGACGGTGGTCCCGACGCCGCCACCGCCATCATGACCACGGACACCAAACCCAAGCAGGCGGTCAGCGGCGGTGCCGGCTGGAGCGTCGGCGGCATGGCCAAAGGTGCCGGGATGCTGGCGCCCGGCCTGGCGACGATGCTGGTGGTGATCACGACGGACGCGGTCGCGACCTCCGGTGCCCTGGATGCCGCGCTGCGTCAGGCCACCAGGACGACGTTCGACCGGCTCGACACCGACGGCTGTATGTCTACCAACGACACCGTGTTCCTCCTGGCCAGCGGGTCATCAGGGGTGGAACCGAGTGCCGAGGAGCTGGCGGCGGCGGTCAAGGCCGTCTGCGCCGACCTGACTCAACAGCTGTGGACCGACGCCGAGGGCGCCCACCACGACATCGAGATCGCCGTGGCCGGAGCGGCGAGTGAAGACGATGCCGTGTCCGTCGGCCGGGCGATCGCGCGCAGCAACCTCTTCAAAGCCGCCGTGTTCGGTAACGATCCGAACTGGGGCCGGGTGCTCGCGGCGATCGGCACCACGGACGCGGTGTTCGAGCCGCAGCACATCGACGTCGCGATCAACGGCGTGCAGGTATGCCGGGCTGGCGGCACGAAGGCCGGTGACCCCGCCGACACCGTCGACATGTCGCCACGGCACGCCCGCGTCGAGGTGGACCTCGGCGCCGGGGCCTCGTCGGCCACACTGCTGACCAGCGATCTCACCCATGACTACGTCCACGAGAATTCGGCCTACTCGACATGAGCGATATCCCCGACACCCCCAATAGCGTCCTGCAAAGTGAGGCCTCCAGCGCACCCCTTGCAGGACGCAAGGACCACCACGAGGCGCTGGCCAAGGCGGGCGTGCTCGTGGAGGCGCTGCCCTGGATGAAGCGGTTCCACGGCA
This portion of the Phytoactinopolyspora mesophila genome encodes:
- the argC gene encoding N-acetyl-gamma-glutamyl-phosphate reductase — encoded protein: MNMVTTVAVAGASGYAGGELLRLLSNHPEFEVGAVTAHSSAGDKLGRHHPNLIGLAGRTLQPTTPDVLDGHDAVALALPHGASAEIAAAMSENTLVVDCGADHRLTDPDAWKQFYGTEHAGSWPYGLPELVHADGSKQRERLANARRIAVPGCNVTAVTLAMAPGLAAGVIAPTDIVAVLANGPSGAGKSLKTQLLASEILGAASPYAVGGGHRHIPEIEQNLALAAGAPISLSFTPTLVPMSRGILATVTAKLNNGVTSSDARSAWGKAYADEPFVHLLPEGQWPTTAATVGANTAHIQVTVDERAGRLVAVAAIDNLTKGTAGAAVQCMNLALGRPETLGLPTTGVAP
- the argJ gene encoding bifunctional glutamate N-acetyltransferase/amino-acid acetyltransferase ArgJ; translation: MSVTAAAGFRASGVTAGLKPSGKPDVALVVNDGPRRDAAAVFTSNRCKANPVLWSERTIADGKLDAVVLNSGGANCYNGPEGFQTTHASAELVAELIGGGAFDVGVCSTGLIGQPLDRPLLEAGIRAAHQALSDDGGPDAATAIMTTDTKPKQAVSGGAGWSVGGMAKGAGMLAPGLATMLVVITTDAVATSGALDAALRQATRTTFDRLDTDGCMSTNDTVFLLASGSSGVEPSAEELAAAVKAVCADLTQQLWTDAEGAHHDIEIAVAGAASEDDAVSVGRAIARSNLFKAAVFGNDPNWGRVLAAIGTTDAVFEPQHIDVAINGVQVCRAGGTKAGDPADTVDMSPRHARVEVDLGAGASSATLLTSDLTHDYVHENSAYST